A stretch of Syntrophorhabdus sp. DNA encodes these proteins:
- a CDS encoding PAS domain S-box protein, whose translation MAHPSATYQQLIDEIASLKQEIGRLKRSEADRRKIRDRLESRIASLTQPMEDAAGVEFEDLFDLDEMQRLQDELCVAVGVAALLTRIDGTPITRPSNFSRFCSDIVRRTERGRKRCQTSDAHLGQYHPEGPAIQPCLSAGLWGAGSSITVGGRHIANWLIGQVRNEAQSEENVRAYARELGSDEEAFVEAFYEVPVMSTEQFRFVAQAFHTLASLLSRAAFQNLQQSRYIVERRRAEEALSKSDSLIRAITDSAKDAIVMMDPGGLISFWNRAAERIFGYTKEEAVGSDLHRLVTPERFLETYGRAFGMFRASGTTHSPEKSVELLACRKGGEEFPIELSLSAIHLKDGWHAVGIMRDITERRKAEEELHESRRRLEDIIEFLPDATLVIDREGRVMAWNRAIEKLTGVTKDQMLGKGDYEYAVPFYGKHRPILIDYALHPEMELEYEYTAFQRVGNTLFGEAYTPGIPPGDFHVYATASVLHDSKGNVIAAIECIRDDTERKRLADRLNRAEKMEGLGRLAGGVAHDMNNVLGVLVGCADLLRASLPKDTPYWKYADDILNSGLRGAAIIQDLLTLARRGVAVSEVVNLNGIIADYLKTPEFDKLKTDHPAVEINVELADGLLNTRGSPVHLNKTLANLVSNAAEALAGSGEITIRTENRYLDVPIQGYDSMKEGDYTILSVSDTGKGISERDMGKIFEPFYTNKVMGRSGTGLGLAVVWGTVKDHDGYIDVRSEEGVGSTFTIYLPVTREEIARRKKVIDSLAYRGKGETILVVDDIKEQRELAINMLTVLGYTVETAASGEEAVERLLGKTVDLLLLDMVMDPGMDGLETYRRILETHPGQKAVIVSGFSETDRVKKAQALGAGAFVRKPYIMEKIGLAVRRELDRGKDDDVSLET comes from the coding sequence ATGGCACACCCCTCCGCAACGTATCAGCAGCTCATCGATGAGATAGCTTCTCTCAAACAAGAGATTGGGAGACTGAAGAGATCGGAAGCGGACCGCCGGAAGATCAGGGACAGGCTCGAGAGCCGCATTGCTTCCCTGACGCAGCCGATGGAGGATGCCGCCGGCGTAGAGTTCGAAGATCTTTTCGACCTCGATGAGATGCAGCGGCTGCAGGATGAGCTGTGCGTCGCCGTCGGGGTGGCCGCTCTCCTCACACGCATCGACGGTACCCCCATAACGAGGCCAAGCAACTTCTCCCGCTTTTGCAGCGACATAGTGCGAAGGACCGAACGTGGAAGAAAGAGGTGCCAAACGTCCGACGCACATCTGGGGCAGTATCACCCCGAAGGGCCCGCCATTCAGCCCTGCCTGAGCGCGGGATTGTGGGGTGCCGGGTCGAGCATCACCGTCGGGGGGAGACATATAGCCAACTGGCTCATCGGCCAGGTGCGCAACGAAGCCCAGAGCGAAGAGAATGTCCGGGCTTATGCCAGGGAACTCGGAAGTGACGAAGAGGCGTTTGTCGAAGCCTTCTACGAAGTGCCGGTGATGTCAACGGAACAGTTCCGCTTTGTCGCCCAGGCGTTCCACACGCTGGCAAGCCTGCTGTCGAGGGCGGCTTTCCAGAACCTCCAGCAGTCCCGCTACATCGTGGAACGCAGGCGCGCCGAAGAGGCCCTGAGCAAGAGCGACTCATTGATACGTGCCATAACGGACTCCGCGAAGGACGCCATCGTCATGATGGACCCGGGAGGACTGATCTCCTTTTGGAACAGGGCGGCGGAACGTATCTTCGGTTACACGAAGGAGGAGGCGGTCGGTAGTGACCTTCACAGGCTGGTGACGCCGGAGCGTTTCCTGGAAACTTACGGCAGGGCATTCGGCATGTTCAGAGCGAGCGGCACGACACATTCACCGGAGAAGAGCGTTGAATTGCTGGCGTGCCGGAAGGGGGGAGAGGAATTTCCCATCGAGCTGTCCCTCTCCGCCATCCATCTCAAGGATGGCTGGCACGCGGTTGGCATCATGCGGGATATAACGGAGCGCAGGAAGGCGGAAGAGGAACTGCATGAGTCCCGCAGAAGGTTGGAAGATATCATTGAATTCCTCCCCGATGCCACCCTTGTGATTGACAGGGAAGGAAGGGTCATGGCCTGGAACCGGGCGATCGAGAAGCTGACGGGGGTCACCAAGGACCAGATGCTCGGGAAAGGCGACTACGAGTATGCCGTACCGTTCTATGGCAAGCACAGGCCGATCCTCATCGATTACGCGCTTCATCCCGAAATGGAACTGGAGTACGAGTACACGGCCTTCCAGAGGGTGGGTAACACTCTTTTCGGTGAGGCCTACACTCCCGGAATACCTCCCGGCGACTTTCACGTGTACGCGACGGCATCCGTCCTTCACGATTCGAAGGGCAATGTCATTGCGGCGATAGAGTGCATCCGCGACGATACGGAGCGCAAGAGACTGGCCGACCGCCTCAACAGGGCGGAGAAGATGGAGGGATTGGGAAGGCTGGCGGGGGGCGTGGCGCATGACATGAACAATGTCCTCGGCGTGCTCGTCGGCTGTGCCGACCTCCTTCGGGCAAGCCTGCCGAAAGACACTCCCTACTGGAAATATGCCGATGACATCCTGAACTCGGGCCTGAGAGGGGCGGCGATCATCCAGGACCTTTTGACCCTGGCGAGAAGGGGTGTGGCGGTCTCCGAAGTGGTAAACCTCAACGGCATCATTGCCGATTATCTCAAGACGCCTGAGTTTGACAAGCTCAAGACGGACCACCCGGCAGTGGAGATAAACGTCGAACTTGCCGACGGACTCCTGAACACCAGGGGGTCTCCCGTTCACCTGAACAAGACCCTCGCGAACCTTGTCTCCAACGCGGCGGAGGCGCTGGCGGGCAGCGGGGAGATAACCATCAGGACGGAGAACCGCTATCTCGATGTGCCCATCCAGGGATATGACAGCATGAAGGAGGGTGATTACACGATCCTGAGCGTTTCCGACACAGGCAAGGGAATATCCGAACGGGACATGGGAAAGATCTTCGAGCCTTTCTACACGAACAAGGTCATGGGAAGGAGCGGGACGGGTCTCGGCCTCGCCGTGGTGTGGGGCACCGTGAAAGACCACGACGGATACATAGACGTGAGGAGCGAGGAGGGCGTCGGGAGCACCTTTACGATCTATCTGCCCGTCACGAGGGAAGAAATAGCGAGAAGAAAGAAGGTCATCGATTCCCTCGCGTACCGGGGCAAGGGAGAGACCATTCTTGTTGTTGATGACATCAAGGAGCAGAGGGAGCTTGCCATCAACATGCTGACCGTTCTCGGATACACCGTGGAGACTGCCGCGAGCGGGGAGGAGGCTGTCGAGCGCCTGCTCGGCAAGACGGTGGACCTCTTGCTCCTCGACATGGTCATGGACCCGGGGATGGATGGATTGGAGACTTACAGGAGGATCCTCGAAACCCACCCGGGGCAGAAGGCGGTCATCGTCAGTGGCTTTTCCGAGACCGACCGCGTGAAGAAGGCCCAGGCCCTTGGGGCCGGGGCCTTTGTCCGCAAGCCCTATATAATGGAGAAGATCGGCCTCGCGGTGAGACGGGAACTGGACAGGGGCAAAGATGATGATGTATCCCTGGAGACGTAG